Part of the Palaemon carinicauda isolate YSFRI2023 chromosome 8, ASM3689809v2, whole genome shotgun sequence genome is shown below.
AACTTGGAGTTATTTATCATAGCAGAAAGGTgctttaaaaataattaatatcttaATGTTCCCTGACAAAGTTCCTGTTATGATACATTATTCGTTGCATGAATACTCAAATCTTACGGGCTTTTAAATCTTTCTTTCAGAATCTGCTGCTTTAAAGGTTATGCAAACTTTCCTTTTCGCTGACGTCGAAGAAAATGCTGGGATTTTCATGCGCTCTCTTGCTGACATTTTATTTTCACCAACAGGTAAGGAGGAGGATCTTAGATAAGATTATGTGATTATTTAGGGTAATTCTTTTACGAATAAATACTTGGAAAATAGTTTTTACTTtcggtgaatctctctctctctctctctctctctctctctctctctctctctctctctctctctctctctctctccagaaataggATATGATATGATAACTCCAGTATTTTCAGGTGCCGTGAGACTACAGTCATGTTTCAAGCGATGGCAATGCAAACTTGGTCTTTTCATTCGGGCAATTCCAACAGGGCCAGAAATAATGAGGTtcgttataaagaattattttcctcTTGACTTGAAGTTTGTAGCTGATGTACTCTACAAAATGGTGGAAGAACCAGTCCCTTGTGAAGACATCCCGTGTGACTTATTCATATAAAGTAAATGCTCCCTGACTTAAAGAAAATAGAGCAATAGATCTCATTTTTAATGCTGAACGAGAGCAGTCTTAGACAATTCGGataatagtatattgttactttatctaaataaaaatagacattttatgcTTTGCTGGTACCCTATGGAACAGAATTAAGCTTTTTGTCAATTTTATAATGCTGTATTTCAAGCAGTGTATGACATAAATGCTACAAGATAGTTCTGTAGTATATCGTTGGAAGATAATTACTGCCTGTTGGGCATGACTAGTTTTTTCTAATTAGGCTACTGTACCATAAATCAACATTGTATATTCTGTACTTAAACCATTGGTTACTTACTACAGATCTTTTCCTGCTCATTAAATTCTTGTTTAAACTTTCTTAGCGAATATTTCCTTTTTATGCACCAAAACTTGatgagttttgttgttgttgttgttggggtattaaagccaacacttgttggcacgggcctttcccttggttggcccgtaggatgggttttaatattattgaataaaagAAAGAGTGTGACCTCGCtggaattaataattataatattttatgtaaaaactAGTATGAAAATTGATTAATTTATTATCTGTAGATCAGCATATCTGAAAATTTTAgttgttttcacttttttttaagagaaaaatgCCGCTGCTTGAAAAATTGTAGTTAAAAAAGAAGCCATCTGTACCCCATTTTGCATTAGTATCCTTTAACCTCCAAGCGCACATTAACTACTCAAGGCATTTGAATCTCATTGGCTGTTCAATGTTTGAAAAGTCGGTGAGCTCCAGGTTGTCCGCAATTCTTCGGTAAAGTAATGGTATAAAGGCCTGGATATCAAGTGTAGGTCATAACTGTTGTGCTCACATTCCATAAAAATTTGGGGAGTAAAGGCCAGTAATTAAGCATTTATCTCAGCACCCCTCTAGTGTTTAGAAACTGTTCATCTTGAAGTAAAAACAAATATACTACATTGTAAGGAAAATTcattaatttcttaaattttctttagaaaatttaGTCTTATTGAAAAAATGACATAtctggaggtaatttgtatttttccctaaccatacaaaccggATTCCCGTGCATAGGATAATATTAACAGCAGGCTGGAATAGGGTAATAAAATAGTATAACGAGGTGGCAACACCCGACTGATAGTTACCTGTTGGTAGCGGGGAAACAACTGCTCCCCCACCCTCGTTGACTCGTTAACAAACCATTATAATAGCATCTGGGACTTTTTAAGAGCTTGGGAAAAGTATGCGGGAAAGTATGAGTAAGGGATTCAGGCTCGTGTAAttaggggaaaatacaaattaccccCAGGATGTGTCATTTGTTCACACACACCCTCGTCCCTTACATAGAAGACTAACTCTTAAGCTGGAGAAAGTCCGATATCCAAAAGGCTGGAAAAATTTAAGCAAGGACAGGCTGATGAAAAACTTAAGGATCTTACCACTGCGCATACAAgtagcttaaaaagaaaaaaaaaaaaaaaaaaaaaaagaatcagcggGTCCACGGATTTGGCTTCAAAAGTTGTTCTGAGCCAAACATCGGTGTCATAAACCTGACCTAGGTGATAAGCTTGAATCCCGTTGTATGCTTAATTATGTTACCTCCCCCTCGTAAGCAGTGTTGGAAAAACAGTAATGGTCCCAATTACAGCTGTAATGACTACATGGTGAGTGTGTCTTACCCGAatcgggatgaagtctagctggCAAGGACTTTTaattaaagcttgccgcacactgagcccgaacggacgcaccctaacagaaccgaaacgtccgatagaaatcgaaatcatgcattcttacctgactgcgcacactgggccagaacagaatgGAACCAacgcgccagaacagaacggaaccgacgcgccagaacagaacggaaccgacacagtattcttcgaaagatatttttctgaaatgtcggtggcgtctgacaggctgcgcatgcgcagaaggactgcagcggttgttttggtgagggttgctgaggaattcggaggttagtgtgatagcaaccaatatttttctgatgtcagaaatttgacgaatgtattttaataacaatgatgtaaacatatgatttgatacaaagattttaggagtgattgttatctattattattattgtttattattattattattttttttttttttgctgatgtcagaaatttgacgaatgtacttaaataacaatgatgtgaacacatgatttaatacaaagaattttggagtgattattattattattattattattattattattattattattattattatttttttttttgaaaacatataaacatttggCTTACGGATTCggtaaaagattgatatacagaatatctaatcattgtaaatcaattaaataaaaactcagttatgattaaggaaaacttccttcgtttatataaaattctgtgtcAGTtctgttctgtggcttctggctcagtgcgagcactggacgtcgtttctgttctgttctgaggcttctgtggcttcggcggcggttccgttccggctcagtgtgtgGCAAgcttaaagcttgccgcacactgagcccaaACAGACGcacccgaacagaaccgaaacggcCAATAGAAATCGAAAGTATGCTTTCTTACTTGACTGcacacactgggccagaacagaacggaacagACGCGCCAGAAAAGAAcagaaccgacacagtattcttttaaagatattttttctgaagcgtcggtggcgtctgacagattgcgcatgcgcagaacgactgcggTGGTTGTTTTAGGGagagttgctgaggaattcggaggttagtgtgatagcaaccaatatttttctgtcacaaatttgacgaatgtattttaataacaaggatgtaaacatatgatctaatacaaagattttaggagtgattattatttattactattgtataatattactattattatcattatttttttctttttgctgattTCAGAAacttgacgaatgtactttaataacaatgatgtgaacatatgatttattactaagaattttggagtgattattaatcattattattattttttttgggggggggaacatGAACATCTGGCTTacagattcgataaaagattgatatacagaatatctaattattgtaacatcaattaaataaaaactcagttttgattaaggaaaacttccttcgtttatataaaattctgtgtcggttccgttctgtggcttctggttcagtgtgcgcgctggacgacgtttctgttctgttctgaggcttcgatGGCTTCGGcagcggttccgttccggctcagtgtacGGCAAGCTTAAAACTGTACTCCAAGAGATGGGAAGACTGAAGGAAAAAGAAAGGCTAGTCAATCTTACTTTTCATCCCAGACTTGCATGTAACTCGGGCCCTTGTTCCAATATTAATGGTCTTGTGAAAGGAGCCAAGGTAGTTATACTCCCGTTTTGCAGCTACATTGGGCCCTAAAAGATTATAGACCAGTAGATCAAATCTCATAGGTAGTGGGCAGTAAAACGTGTCTGACATTTCCTCAATTGTACTTGTAATACctccacacacacagattcaaacagAATGCTGAAATTGTGCTTAAACCTTCTAATTTGTGCGCTTTGACTAAAGTTTTTTCGGAGGAAGAGGGAGATGGTGTCAGAAGGGTCTGATCAATATCACCTCCCCTAGCCCTAAAGAAAGCATTTTTTGTTCCTCTTCTTTCCATTCTTATTTCTGATTAAAAAGCATTGCCCGTGTGGTCACACAGCACAAGAGTAACCAAATCAGAtcattcattggctactttctccTGGTTTGCAATCAGGAAGAAGGAAATCAGGATtctgtgttgatttttttttttttctgacctgTGATACCAGATATGAAGGAGGGTGAGACTTTCCTTCATCTCCAAAAATCAGGAATGTCAAAGGAGGGACCTTCCCACCCGTAGACTCCTTTCACTGATACCTCTCAAAGGAAATAGTGTGTTCAGAGAACGAGGCTGCAGTCTGTAATCAATTAACAGTTTGTCTGAGGCTCTCTTAAGAGAACGGATGACTTTAGACGCACACCTGGGTGGTAGTCCCCCTTTTGAAGAAGGTAGTACTGTTGAAGGTATATAAAAGATTTGATCGCTCTATTGCTGATGACACCTAAATATTAAAGACCTGGCTCTATAGCCAAGTGATAGACCTCCATCACTGATTTTGAGCAGGAAACTGTATTTCGCATCCGGCCATTGATCTGGCGATAGCCTTTCCATGGCTTGCTCCTTACCGAGGAAGGTAACTGTTTGTACTCGCTCTGACTGGATACTCCGATAAATGCCCCTCTCCTATAAATAGGAGTGGAAGATCAACCCATATTCGATTGGGGCAATCAATAATTGCAGCCAGAGGAACATACTCTGGTGATCTCAAACTACAATTCGTTCGAGAATGATTATTATCTAGAGGTTTAAATGGGCACCAAAAGCCATGGCTCCATAGTCAGCAAGTTCTACTGGATAGACCTGCAGGTCATAATTATGAATTCTGTTGGAGTGCGCGCACATAAAAGAGCACAAGCTTATGTCCCATAGGTGTAAGGTCTCCTCTCAGAATATTCTCCATTATATTCCAATATAGGCAATGTGCTATTGGGGTGCGTCTAGGATCCTATGTGTAGAATCTAGGCAATGCACGGTGTTAGAAAAAACATTTTATTGATGTACAAAGTTTTGAGGCATATCTATGCAACTCATAAAGAGGTGAAGTACATCTGGGTGACGCGCTTCACGAAATGTTGAGATGCATTTGTGAGGGACGTGTGTGGGAAACCACCTGTTCAAAACCCATTAGAGAACTGAGTGGGCACTAGTGAGGCATGGAGTTCAGCATGCACTATCACAACAGGCTCAGGGGAGGAGGGGTCTGGTTGGCACGCATGAAAAATTGAGGTGCATACAAGGTAGCTCACCTGTTCCCAACCTCTTAGAAGATTGTATGTGTGCCAGTGAGGCCCGTCTGGGTTGCACACGAAGGGTTAAAGCACATCTGGGTTGCATACGAAGTGGCGAGGCACATTTGGGTTACATACGAAGTGGCAAGGGACATTTGGGTTGCTTACATGGTGTTGAGGCACATCTGGAATGTGTGGGAAGTGGAGAGGCGCATATGAGCTGCACACAATGTGGTGACCTGCATCTGGGTGGTGCTTTGTAGGGGCAAAGAGCATCTGGGTAGCAAGAGAGGAGGGTTGAGGCACGCACGTCGTGGTAACCTGCCTGTTCCCAACCTCTCACAAGTTGAGCCAGTGCCTGTCAGGCATGTGAGGGTGGTTGGGCATGTGTGCTTCACTTACTACTACTGCAGGCTTAGGAGAGGTAGGTAAAGGTCAGTTGGCCCATGCATGTACTCAGCAGAGCTAGTGAGCGCAGATGTATGTGTGCGAGTGTCCATGCTTGCACAAGTGTTGGGAGACATATTGCTCACCAGCACTGCGATTCATTTCAAATACAGGCAATGCATACATAGCAGAGAGCAAGGGCGCACAGGAGACATGCTAGTATTCAGCATGTCTCTAAAGTAGGGAGAGCATGTGCATTTCAGATGAAGTGTGCCTCTTCCTTCAGCGCGCAAATCCATGGGCACACATGAAGTTCTGTTACTTGTTGGGCGCTCGGAGTGACGTTCAAGCTATTCATATTGCTCCTAAGCACACATTTCAACTGAAGGAAACTCCGCTCAGAAAGGCAGCTTGTTTCTCCAGATATTGTCAGCTTCAGAACTCGTAAGAGGGATGGACAGTCAGACATGCTGACACTAAACATGTGTCTAAAGATTGTCTGGAGGGTGCTGTCATAAGGTGCTGAAGATCATTCCCCTTTCAGCTTATTCAttcaaaatttacatttaaaaactaTTGAAGTAAAGTTTACTTAACTATAGAAAAAAAGCGATGAAGAAAATGTCAGAAAATGTAAATAAGAGTCAAGAACTTCAACCAGTGTTAGAATGTTTATCACTAACAACTGAAATCAGAATTAATGCTCACAAGCTCCATCCTAGCTGGTAACTACCGGCCACCtcattatagaatttttaattACCATATACTCCGCTTCATTGATAATCTATCCTATGTAccacctgtttacacctcgttataaaagTTTAATTACCATACACTCCAGCATCACTGATGATCTATCCTATGTacggacaaaggtttgtatttgtgccggatttttttttccttccctcaagTATTTGAATAGTATGTAGTAATGAGTGAATATGGTTTATGTGATATTTTTAATCATACCCTTATGTCGTGACAATGCCCAAGGACATCACTGGTCCTAGTGCCTGGCCTATTACTTAAATTTTAACATTTAATTCCATGGAAACCCATTAGTTACCATTTTCTTAACTCCACGTTGCATTTGGGAAGAGAAGGGCACCAAAGGCCTTGGTGTTGAGATATATagccaaattcataaatctaatccattCCTAATTCATCGATTCTTTCTATCTTTGAATACTTGGAAAGGTTATGTACCTTAGTGGATGGAAGACTACAAAACTAGttgattatttgctttaataaaacCCATGTAGATTTATAAATACTTTGGAGTAGTCTAGACTTATGCATGAAGCCTCTAATACATTGCACCCTATCACCCTTGCCAGTAGGTAAATGGAGATGAGCTCAGATTTGCACATTTACGATTTCATAGTTAAGGTAGCAAGGCTGTCATAAAAATTTTAATGCTTTAAGATATTTCGGAAACGGATGAAAATTTCTATCGTTCGAATTTAGTATTAAAGGTGTGAAGTCTTGTAAATACCAGTTAACTACTGTGTGTTTCACAGTCAGTGCAAGCACGTATTTGTATAAAATCTCCTTAAC
Proteins encoded:
- the LOC137644922 gene encoding uncharacterized protein; this encodes MEEFLEWDMSHVIMKNVAESAALKVMQTFLFADVEENAGIFMRSLADILFSPTGAVRLQSCFKRWQCKLGLFIRAIPTGPEIMRFVIKNYFPLDLKFVADVLYKMVEEPVPCEDIPCDLFI